In Pantoea phytobeneficialis, one genomic interval encodes:
- a CDS encoding RraA family protein — MYSKEIIDGYRAIFSTASIADACDQIVGQTMFLPFEVKNRINDKKIVGPAVTILEDVTDEKLPPQHALDAIDESEAGSVIVIGGSPALENVAVWGGLMTAGAVANKHEGAVLMGGVRDLTEIRRDYDFPVYAKTVTPGTTLGRFKTLDANVALKLGEVTIHPGDLIVGDVDGVVCVPKAHVDAVLELSKSIDQRELEQAKLIIQSGSLREGLAKYGRI, encoded by the coding sequence ATGTATAGCAAAGAGATTATTGACGGTTATCGCGCCATTTTTTCTACCGCATCGATTGCCGATGCCTGCGACCAGATTGTCGGTCAAACCATGTTTCTGCCGTTTGAGGTGAAAAACCGTATCAATGACAAGAAGATCGTCGGCCCGGCCGTCACGATTCTGGAAGATGTCACAGACGAAAAATTACCACCGCAACACGCACTGGATGCCATTGATGAGTCCGAAGCGGGTTCAGTGATTGTCATTGGCGGCAGCCCGGCGCTGGAGAACGTTGCCGTCTGGGGTGGACTGATGACCGCAGGTGCGGTCGCCAATAAACATGAAGGCGCGGTGCTGATGGGCGGTGTACGCGACCTTACTGAGATCCGCCGTGATTACGATTTCCCGGTTTACGCCAAAACCGTCACCCCTGGCACCACGTTGGGTCGTTTCAAAACCCTTGATGCGAATGTCGCGCTGAAGCTGGGTGAAGTGACCATTCACCCTGGTGACCTGATTGTTGGTGATGTTGATGGCGTGGTTTGTGTGCCGAAAGCCCACGTTGATGCGGTGCTGGAACTGTCCAAATCCATCGACCAGCGCGAGCTGGAGCAGGCTAAGCTGATTATCCAGTCAGGATCGCTGCGCGAAGGCCTGGCTAAATACGGCCGCATTTAA
- a CDS encoding MFS transporter has product MSTLTENKARDLVSDLEHSTIRKIITMLVPLMVAMYVVAYIDRQNISFAKLQMVSSLGWSESAFGLGSSLFFIGYLIFSVPGNLILSKVGAKRWFALSLAAWGIITVALAFTQSLTMFYSLRFVLGLAEASFYPGLIYYSTQWFPTKYRPRIVGFLVTASMFANMIGAPLNGALLSMHGIMGYEGWQWLFLMTGLLAILLIIPVMAWFPISPTHATFLTREQKQWLSQRLEEERRQESDKSVDTLFKSLTDKRVLSLALVYGFICFGAYGISYWMPTIVKSFGVSDMTNGFVNMIPWALVMIMLRWLTHKPERTNNPFVNVALPMFTSAACLIGSVWFASQPVISFAFICGVVLSVFAIQPCFWNLTKFLSGASAAAGIAIINSLANLGGFFAQNTIPLVRDQMQSATAPMVYLSIVMLVGGISTVMIIKWLQRQREPATAAPMPGH; this is encoded by the coding sequence ATGAGCACTTTGACAGAGAATAAGGCGCGCGACCTCGTTAGCGACCTTGAACACAGTACCATCCGTAAAATCATCACCATGCTGGTCCCGTTGATGGTGGCGATGTATGTGGTGGCCTATATCGATCGACAAAACATCAGTTTCGCCAAGTTGCAGATGGTCAGCAGCCTCGGCTGGAGTGAATCGGCTTTTGGCTTAGGGTCGTCGTTATTTTTTATCGGCTACCTGATTTTTAGCGTTCCGGGCAACCTGATCCTGTCGAAGGTCGGGGCAAAACGCTGGTTTGCCTTAAGCCTTGCCGCCTGGGGCATCATCACTGTCGCCCTCGCCTTCACGCAAAGCCTGACCATGTTCTACAGCCTGCGTTTCGTGCTAGGTCTGGCGGAAGCCAGCTTCTACCCAGGTCTGATTTACTACTCAACGCAGTGGTTCCCGACTAAATATCGCCCACGCATCGTCGGTTTTCTGGTTACCGCCAGCATGTTCGCCAATATGATTGGCGCACCGCTGAACGGCGCGTTGCTGAGTATGCACGGCATTATGGGTTATGAGGGTTGGCAGTGGTTGTTCCTGATGACCGGTTTGCTGGCGATTTTGCTGATCATCCCGGTGATGGCCTGGTTCCCGATTAGCCCGACCCATGCCACCTTCCTGACACGCGAGCAGAAGCAGTGGCTGTCGCAGCGCCTGGAGGAAGAACGCCGCCAGGAGAGCGATAAGTCCGTCGATACCCTGTTTAAATCGCTGACCGATAAACGCGTGCTGTCGCTGGCGCTGGTGTACGGTTTTATCTGCTTCGGTGCCTATGGCATCAGCTACTGGATGCCCACCATCGTCAAATCCTTCGGCGTCTCTGATATGACCAACGGCTTCGTCAATATGATCCCCTGGGCGTTGGTGATGATCATGTTGCGTTGGCTGACGCACAAACCGGAACGCACCAATAACCCGTTCGTTAACGTCGCCCTGCCGATGTTCACTTCCGCCGCCTGTCTGATTGGTTCAGTGTGGTTCGCCAGCCAGCCGGTCATTAGTTTCGCCTTTATCTGCGGGGTGGTGCTGTCGGTGTTCGCTATCCAGCCCTGCTTCTGGAATCTGACCAAATTCCTTTCCGGTGCTTCAGCGGCGGCGGGAATCGCGATTATCAACTCGCTGGCTAACCTCGGCGGCTTCTTCGCCCAGAACACCATTCCACTGGTACGTGACCAAATGCAAAGCGCGACCGCACCGATGGTGTATCTGAGCATCGTCATGTTGGTCGGTGGGATCAGCACCGTGATGATCATCAAATGGCTGCAACGCCAGCGCGAACCCGCCACCGCCGCCCCCATGCCAGGTCACTAA
- a CDS encoding GNAT family N-acetyltransferase, with amino-acid sequence MTPRLARTDETAALWRIRNLAIRHGCQSVYPAEVITAWTPDALPEGYFEAVRGNPFYVVDDPDYGVAATGFLDLTGGSVEAIFTLPVCNGKGYASAIMQTLMMEARQRGFSQLTLAATPNACGFYQRHGFSIVRESLYHSALAGAALPCVEMVREL; translated from the coding sequence ATGACACCTCGTTTAGCCCGCACCGATGAAACCGCCGCGTTGTGGCGGATTCGAAATCTTGCCATCCGTCACGGTTGCCAGTCGGTTTATCCCGCAGAGGTGATCACCGCATGGACACCCGATGCTCTGCCAGAGGGATACTTCGAGGCCGTACGCGGTAATCCCTTCTATGTGGTGGACGACCCCGATTACGGTGTGGCGGCGACCGGTTTTCTCGATCTGACTGGCGGTAGCGTGGAGGCGATTTTCACCTTGCCGGTGTGCAACGGTAAAGGTTACGCCAGCGCCATTATGCAGACCCTGATGATGGAAGCACGGCAGCGTGGATTCAGCCAATTGACGCTGGCGGCGACCCCTAACGCCTGTGGCTTTTATCAACGTCATGGCTTCAGCATCGTAAGGGAAAGCCTTTATCATTCGGCGTTGGCGGGGGCGGCGTTGCCCTGTGTTGAGATGGTGCGGGAGCTTTAA
- a CDS encoding C-terminal binding protein → MKKIVVLEPGYEHYREEEAILAAFHPEFVVVPANASQETKREQLRDADAVMLREARLDSSLIAALDKCQVIVRYGVGVDNVDLVAAKAKGIYVANVPDYGSEDVAEHALALLLAATRRITSRDHQVHHGQWNIGQAEPMFRMSGKVLGIVGFGRIARCLAAKARGIGFRSLLVCDPLLDAQAAEDAGVVRVSLETLCREADFISLHVPLSEKTRHLIGAEQLALMKPSSVLVNTSRGGLIDETALFHALQNRQLFAAGLDVFEQEPIRADHPLLTLSNVICTDHTAWFTEESVIELQRKAAQEVLRVFEGNKPLNWVNR, encoded by the coding sequence ATGAAAAAGATTGTGGTTCTTGAACCGGGTTACGAGCATTACCGCGAAGAAGAAGCCATTCTCGCCGCCTTTCATCCTGAATTTGTGGTCGTCCCTGCCAATGCCTCCCAGGAAACGAAACGGGAGCAGCTGCGTGACGCCGATGCCGTGATGCTGCGTGAAGCGCGTCTTGATAGCAGCCTGATCGCCGCACTCGATAAATGTCAGGTGATTGTGCGCTACGGCGTGGGGGTCGATAACGTCGACCTCGTGGCCGCCAAAGCGAAAGGGATTTATGTCGCGAACGTACCGGATTACGGCTCCGAAGACGTGGCCGAACACGCGCTGGCGTTGTTGCTGGCCGCTACGCGCCGCATAACCTCGCGCGATCATCAGGTCCATCACGGCCAGTGGAATATTGGTCAGGCCGAGCCGATGTTTCGCATGAGCGGCAAAGTGCTGGGCATTGTTGGCTTTGGCCGCATCGCGCGCTGCCTCGCCGCCAAAGCGCGTGGCATCGGTTTTCGCTCCCTGCTGGTGTGCGATCCGCTGCTGGATGCGCAAGCCGCTGAAGATGCCGGTGTGGTGCGTGTCTCGCTGGAAACGCTGTGTCGCGAAGCCGATTTCATCTCCCTCCATGTCCCGTTGTCGGAGAAAACCCGCCATCTGATCGGTGCTGAACAGTTGGCGCTGATGAAACCCTCCAGTGTGCTGGTGAACACGTCGCGCGGCGGCCTGATCGATGAAACTGCCCTGTTCCACGCACTGCAAAACCGTCAGTTATTTGCTGCTGGCCTTGACGTGTTCGAACAGGAACCGATCCGCGCCGACCATCCGCTGCTGACGTTATCCAACGTGATCTGTACCGACCATACCGCCTGGTTCACCGAAGAGTCGGTGATTGAACTGCAACGCAAAGCCGCGCAGGAAGTGCTGCGTGTCTTTGAAGGCAACAAACCCCTGAATTGGGTGAATCGCTAA
- the corA gene encoding magnesium/cobalt transporter CorA, translating into MVINCVVYRHGQREENVDISDISEVLKEDNTFVWLGLYQPDAAFMQTLQQEFSLHELAIEDALVAHQRPKIEQYGESVFVVVKTAHLDAQQRISFGETHFFLGKNFLITVRHGSTDGYGGIRARAEKNQAMMSEGPAYAMYCILDCIVDNYSKITASLSQRISAMEDEMFSTRFHRDTLEEVYHLRRELLSLRNAAMPVTEICPQLVRFHEDLVPKNLRAYLRDVQDHAHHVMIDAEDMREMLTSAMQVNLALVSVQQSEVNKKLAGWGAVLIVPTIIFSMYGMNFADMPELHTHFGYPVALGVTLTICGFMWWRLKRSGWL; encoded by the coding sequence ATGGTGATTAACTGCGTGGTCTACCGCCACGGACAGCGTGAAGAAAATGTCGATATCAGTGACATCAGTGAGGTGCTGAAAGAAGACAACACCTTTGTCTGGCTGGGTTTATACCAGCCCGATGCGGCCTTTATGCAGACTCTGCAACAGGAGTTCAGTCTGCATGAACTGGCGATTGAGGACGCGCTGGTGGCGCATCAGCGTCCGAAGATTGAACAATACGGCGAATCGGTATTTGTGGTGGTCAAAACGGCCCACCTGGATGCTCAGCAACGGATCAGCTTCGGTGAAACGCACTTCTTCCTCGGTAAAAATTTCCTGATCACCGTGCGACATGGTTCGACTGATGGTTACGGTGGTATCCGGGCGCGTGCGGAAAAAAACCAGGCGATGATGAGCGAAGGTCCGGCGTATGCGATGTACTGCATCCTGGACTGTATCGTAGATAACTACAGCAAAATCACCGCCAGCCTGAGCCAGCGCATCAGCGCGATGGAAGATGAGATGTTCAGCACCCGTTTTCACCGCGATACGCTGGAGGAGGTTTACCACCTGCGACGCGAACTGCTGTCGCTGCGCAATGCGGCGATGCCGGTGACCGAAATCTGCCCGCAACTGGTGCGCTTCCATGAAGATCTGGTGCCCAAAAATCTGCGTGCCTACCTGCGTGATGTGCAGGACCATGCGCACCATGTCATGATCGATGCTGAAGATATGCGCGAAATGCTGACCAGCGCCATGCAGGTGAATCTGGCGCTGGTGTCGGTGCAGCAGAGTGAAGTGAACAAAAAGTTGGCGGGCTGGGGCGCGGTATTGATTGTCCCCACCATCATTTTCAGCATGTACGGCATGAATTTCGCCGATATGCCGGAGTTACATACCCATTTTGGTTATCCGGTGGCACTGGGCGTCACCCTGACGATATGTGGTTTTATGTGGTGGCGACTTAAACGTTCGGGTTGGTTGTGA
- a CDS encoding GNAT family N-acetyltransferase: MQLLSSRLFLRPVEARDLHTLFAIYGDPGTQMFNPAGPFPDLAFTEEVLTRWLAHWQCYPFGNWAICLRERSDEVLGFGGLTVREFAGRPVNNLGYRLAKTAWGNGYATEFARTVIAYGFDHCQLPVIDAAVREDHLASQQVLEKAGLRCYDRVEDIPGAPASLVYELRAQSWRDQGTPR; encoded by the coding sequence ATGCAACTGTTGTCATCGCGATTGTTTTTGCGCCCGGTTGAAGCGCGCGACCTGCATACGCTGTTCGCCATCTATGGTGATCCCGGCACGCAAATGTTTAATCCTGCCGGCCCCTTTCCTGATCTCGCTTTTACCGAAGAAGTGTTAACACGCTGGCTGGCGCACTGGCAATGCTATCCGTTTGGCAACTGGGCGATTTGCCTGCGCGAGCGATCCGACGAGGTACTGGGATTTGGTGGTTTAACGGTGCGGGAGTTTGCTGGCAGGCCGGTAAACAATTTGGGCTACCGGCTGGCAAAAACAGCGTGGGGTAACGGTTACGCCACCGAGTTTGCCCGTACGGTGATTGCTTATGGCTTTGATCACTGCCAGCTGCCGGTGATTGATGCTGCGGTGCGGGAAGATCATCTCGCCTCGCAACAGGTGCTGGAGAAGGCGGGTTTGCGCTGTTATGACCGGGTTGAAGATATACCGGGCGCACCCGCCAGTCTGGTTTATGAGTTACGTGCGCAGAGCTGGCGCGATCAGGGCACACCGAGATAA
- a CDS encoding sugar kinase, translated as MKDLDILSFGEPLYEFSQLPQAQQPVSYLSGYGGDTSNFAVSAARQGARVAMFTQLGNDVFGDQFVALWQQENVRCDWVLRHEEAPTGIYFISHDASGHHFTFYRKGSAASRLRPKDLPEAAIAAAKLLHTSAITLAISDNACDSVFAALELACNHQTLTSFDTNLRLKLWPLARARAVIHEVARLVDICMPSLDEARLLTGLQDADAIADFYLHLGVKHVVLKMGSEGAMYASAEERVVATGHQVATVDATGAGDCFSGAFLTRLLAGDAARNALHYANAAAALTTTGYGAVAPIPTRAQVEAFLHQAR; from the coding sequence ATGAAAGATCTGGATATTCTCTCCTTCGGTGAACCACTGTACGAATTCAGTCAGTTACCGCAGGCACAACAACCGGTCAGCTATCTTAGCGGTTATGGCGGCGACACCTCGAACTTTGCCGTCAGCGCCGCTCGTCAGGGTGCCAGGGTGGCGATGTTTACACAGCTCGGCAACGATGTGTTTGGCGATCAATTTGTCGCGTTGTGGCAGCAGGAAAATGTCCGATGCGACTGGGTGCTGCGCCACGAAGAGGCGCCGACCGGTATCTATTTTATCAGTCACGACGCCAGCGGCCACCATTTCACCTTTTATCGCAAAGGCTCTGCGGCTTCACGTCTGCGTCCGAAGGACTTACCGGAAGCCGCGATTGCCGCGGCAAAACTGCTGCATACCTCCGCCATTACCCTGGCGATCAGTGACAACGCCTGCGACAGCGTCTTTGCCGCACTGGAACTGGCATGTAACCATCAAACGTTGACTTCTTTCGATACCAATCTGCGCCTGAAACTGTGGCCGCTGGCCCGCGCTCGTGCGGTGATCCATGAGGTTGCGCGTCTGGTGGATATTTGTATGCCAAGCCTTGATGAGGCGCGACTGTTGACCGGCTTACAGGATGCCGATGCCATTGCCGATTTTTATCTGCATCTTGGCGTGAAACACGTCGTATTGAAAATGGGCAGTGAAGGCGCGATGTATGCCAGCGCAGAGGAACGCGTGGTGGCGACCGGGCACCAGGTCGCCACTGTCGATGCAACCGGCGCGGGCGATTGCTTCTCGGGTGCCTTCCTGACTCGATTGCTGGCGGGCGATGCCGCGCGAAACGCCCTGCACTACGCTAACGCCGCCGCCGCGCTTACCACCACCGGCTATGGCGCAGTCGCGCCAATTCCCACCCGTGCGCAGGTTGAGGCCTTTTTGCACCAGGCGCGTTAA
- a CDS encoding SGNH/GDSL hydrolase family protein produces MKAIFYFLSALSLVITALSPFVYAANNTENKFIIEAYGGSSTQGAMAVRENGKVHPIFIKNNEIGLINQFIKDKYGDGIQVVNKGASSSQAMDLLNGKYFYKNNKSWREEMKKSPARIILLNFATNDARHFHYQDIEPDYRVSPDQYIKVMAQLVNIARAAGKEVILQEPHPICGGAARWNIGPYVTQLDKLARAESVPLSRQYQRILNMNNWQSLLSPDCVHPSEQLYRIKAEETFSVLVAHYGAQLAAAGTHR; encoded by the coding sequence ATGAAAGCGATATTTTACTTCCTTAGCGCGTTATCTCTTGTCATCACAGCATTGAGTCCGTTTGTTTATGCAGCAAACAATACCGAAAATAAGTTTATTATTGAAGCCTATGGTGGTTCCAGCACTCAGGGTGCAATGGCGGTGCGGGAAAATGGCAAAGTACACCCCATTTTTATAAAAAATAATGAAATAGGCCTGATCAACCAATTTATCAAAGACAAATACGGCGATGGGATTCAGGTTGTGAATAAAGGCGCATCGTCATCCCAGGCGATGGATCTGTTGAACGGTAAATACTTTTATAAGAACAATAAAAGCTGGCGCGAGGAGATGAAAAAGTCTCCAGCCAGAATCATCCTGTTGAACTTTGCCACTAACGATGCCAGACATTTCCATTACCAGGATATTGAACCTGACTATCGCGTCAGCCCGGATCAATACATTAAGGTCATGGCGCAACTGGTGAATATTGCTCGTGCTGCCGGTAAGGAGGTGATTTTACAGGAACCCCACCCTATTTGCGGCGGTGCAGCCAGGTGGAATATCGGACCTTATGTCACACAACTGGATAAGCTGGCGCGCGCAGAATCCGTACCATTGTCGAGACAATACCAACGTATCCTGAACATGAATAACTGGCAGTCTTTGTTATCACCAGATTGTGTTCATCCTTCGGAGCAACTTTATCGCATCAAAGCGGAAGAGACGTTCTCGGTTTTGGTGGCGCATTATGGCGCGCAGCTAGCGGCGGCAGGCACACACCGGTAG
- a CDS encoding L-dopachrome tautomerase-related protein has translation MFYASPSYPLKKWSASLLLLTAAGVGLPALAATQPKLDVVAEWNRLPYDLSDPAAAAAWKNNDTKAMLHGVKVDAQGNLYVSTARWGGPEVPATLSKLVKKDGQWLLQPFPSEAMNDVHNPQGLKAVLGFEIDRNNVMWILDQGHIAGAPNKAGDEKLIAWDLNKNKEVARYTFTNDQVDFTCSFLNDVAVDNDAGVVYITDSGIMCHPLKGGLLVYKMKTGEAKRVLSAPEWVNDQPGFTFSIHGEKVLKDKDGKANPMLTGADGIALSGDKKTLYWTNLTGNRLLKVPTSVLRNFSNSEAQIEKAIKVDTVLPSNTDGITADRQGNLYLTALTLNGLMKRDGKTGKVTPFVTSDAIAWPDTIGWGPHGDLYFVSNHLNSWVGGEMNFDNPPVPNFRIYKVHVGGTPYTAK, from the coding sequence ATGTTCTATGCATCTCCCTCCTATCCGCTAAAAAAATGGTCTGCATCTCTCCTGCTGTTGACCGCAGCCGGCGTTGGCTTACCGGCACTGGCGGCGACGCAACCTAAACTGGATGTGGTCGCAGAATGGAATCGCCTGCCGTATGACCTGAGCGATCCGGCAGCGGCGGCCGCGTGGAAAAACAATGACACCAAGGCTATGCTGCACGGCGTGAAGGTTGATGCACAGGGTAACCTGTACGTCAGCACCGCCCGCTGGGGCGGCCCGGAAGTCCCGGCAACCTTGTCGAAACTGGTGAAAAAGGACGGGCAATGGCTGCTGCAACCCTTTCCCAGCGAAGCGATGAACGACGTACATAATCCACAGGGTTTAAAAGCGGTGCTGGGATTTGAAATTGATCGCAACAACGTGATGTGGATTCTCGATCAAGGGCATATTGCGGGTGCACCCAATAAAGCGGGTGATGAAAAGCTGATCGCCTGGGATTTGAATAAAAATAAAGAAGTGGCGCGTTATACCTTTACTAACGATCAAGTCGACTTTACCTGTTCGTTCCTGAATGACGTCGCAGTGGATAACGACGCAGGCGTGGTGTACATCACCGATTCCGGCATCATGTGTCATCCGCTGAAAGGCGGTTTGCTGGTGTATAAAATGAAGACCGGGGAGGCAAAACGGGTGTTATCTGCGCCGGAATGGGTTAACGATCAACCCGGTTTCACCTTCAGCATCCACGGCGAAAAGGTACTGAAGGACAAAGACGGCAAAGCCAATCCGATGTTGACCGGTGCTGACGGTATCGCGCTGTCTGGCGATAAGAAAACGCTCTACTGGACTAACCTTACCGGCAATCGGCTGCTGAAAGTACCGACTTCAGTGCTGCGCAATTTCAGCAACAGCGAAGCGCAAATCGAAAAGGCGATCAAAGTGGACACGGTGCTGCCGTCCAATACCGATGGCATCACGGCAGACCGTCAGGGCAATCTTTACCTGACGGCGCTGACGCTTAACGGCCTGATGAAACGGGATGGCAAAACCGGTAAGGTCACGCCTTTCGTCACCAGCGATGCGATTGCCTGGCCCGATACCATTGGTTGGGGACCGCACGGCGATCTCTATTTTGTCAGCAATCACCTTAACAGCTGGGTCGGTGGTGAGATGAATTTTGATAATCCGCCGGTGCCGAATTTCCGCATCTATAAAGTGCATGTGGGTGGCACACCTTATACCGCAAAATAA
- a CDS encoding acyltransferase family protein has translation MNTPSFLSGRNIGLDLLRAGLILEGVLLHASRSLPGENGWYYVAQRDPSELFTAFLSMFHTFRMEVFFFLSGMFSALVVLRKGQQMFRDNRLKRVLAPLITAYLFLPPLMYIIAWQMKGTPLTLAGWLHSYSMMHHLWFLVSLSVMSLVIPPVFYQFAARQLERLSLPWLLVTLIALANICFFLKFLVKGQGEFIELVPVTARFLVYYAAGYALYVNREKIATYVNSWIINKWLIAGMALVTWLGFYVVAHHHIASALKYLPVLAGSVLSFQLAYWLVFIFERLPVKENPLLTGVVDSALIIYLLHYPVVITFSWLMDVWLPANLSIIYVLINCFIGVAFSTLCYLLIKRSRIASMLFGLKVKTKKAAVPVAARL, from the coding sequence ATGAATACGCCGTCGTTTTTGTCTGGCCGAAACATCGGCCTGGATTTGCTGCGCGCGGGATTAATTCTTGAGGGTGTTCTCTTACATGCTTCAAGAAGTCTTCCGGGTGAAAATGGCTGGTATTATGTTGCGCAGCGTGATCCATCGGAGTTATTTACCGCTTTCCTCAGCATGTTCCATACTTTCAGGATGGAGGTGTTTTTCTTTCTTTCGGGGATGTTTTCTGCCCTGGTGGTATTACGTAAAGGGCAGCAGATGTTTCGTGATAATCGCTTGAAGCGAGTTCTGGCTCCGCTTATTACCGCGTATTTATTCCTGCCACCGCTGATGTATATTATTGCCTGGCAAATGAAAGGAACGCCGTTAACGTTAGCTGGCTGGTTACACAGTTATTCAATGATGCATCACTTGTGGTTCCTGGTTTCACTGTCAGTGATGTCATTAGTCATCCCCCCGGTATTTTATCAATTTGCTGCCAGACAGCTCGAACGATTATCACTGCCGTGGCTACTGGTGACCCTGATTGCGCTTGCCAACATCTGCTTCTTTCTTAAGTTCCTGGTTAAAGGGCAGGGGGAGTTTATCGAGTTGGTGCCGGTGACTGCGCGTTTTCTGGTGTACTATGCGGCTGGCTATGCGTTGTACGTTAATCGCGAGAAAATAGCCACTTACGTCAATTCCTGGATAATAAATAAGTGGTTGATTGCGGGAATGGCGCTGGTTACCTGGCTGGGATTTTACGTCGTTGCTCATCATCATATTGCCAGCGCGTTAAAATATCTGCCGGTGCTGGCAGGTAGCGTTCTCTCGTTCCAGCTTGCTTACTGGCTGGTATTTATCTTTGAACGCCTGCCGGTAAAGGAAAATCCGTTACTTACCGGCGTGGTCGATTCCGCGCTGATTATTTATCTGTTGCATTATCCGGTGGTGATCACTTTCTCCTGGCTGATGGATGTCTGGTTGCCAGCCAATCTGTCGATTATCTATGTCCTGATCAACTGCTTCATTGGCGTCGCTTTCAGTACCCTGTGCTATTTGCTCATCAAACGATCGCGTATCGCATCAATGTTGTTCGGGTTAAAGGTGAAGACGAAGAAAGCCGCAGTGCCGGTGGCGGCAAGACTTTGA
- a CDS encoding helix-turn-helix domain-containing protein: MTPPIDIIAAGLVRERQRAGLSLTEVARRAGVAKSTLSQLEAGNGNPSIETLWSLCVALNIPFARLMEPEVKRLQVIRKGEGMVVSAELADYQAALLASCPPGGRRDLYLITSQPGAPRASKPHPPGSVEHVIIAQGRALVGPSDAPVLLGPGDYICYPADEPHLFEALEPNTLAVQLSEQN, from the coding sequence GTGACCCCGCCGATTGACATTATCGCCGCCGGATTAGTGCGTGAACGCCAGCGCGCCGGGCTTTCGCTGACAGAAGTGGCACGCCGCGCCGGTGTCGCTAAATCTACCCTCTCTCAGTTGGAAGCAGGCAACGGCAATCCCAGCATCGAAACACTGTGGTCGTTATGTGTCGCGCTGAATATTCCGTTTGCCCGACTGATGGAGCCGGAAGTGAAGCGTTTGCAGGTGATCCGCAAAGGCGAAGGGATGGTGGTGTCTGCCGAACTGGCCGATTATCAGGCCGCATTGCTGGCCAGTTGCCCACCGGGCGGCCGCCGCGACCTTTATCTGATCACCAGCCAGCCAGGCGCACCGCGTGCCTCTAAACCCCATCCGCCGGGTTCGGTGGAACATGTGATTATCGCGCAGGGTCGCGCACTGGTCGGTCCCAGCGATGCGCCAGTGCTGCTCGGCCCCGGCGATTATATTTGTTATCCCGCAGATGAACCGCATCTGTTTGAAGCGCTGGAGCCAAACACCCTGGCCGTGCAGTTGTCGGAGCAAAATTAA
- a CDS encoding AzlC family ABC transporter permease, which yields MRLGAVPLDKGVIKAIFLVCLADGIVGLSYGSLAVADGFPLWVPMALSTLVLAGASEFLFIGIVAGGGSPFTAAAAGLLVNARHLPFGIAVKDLVGQGGRALFGCHIMNDESVVFGISQPKLAQRRAAYWICGLGIFAIWPLSVISGAVIGRFIPDVSVIGLDAVFPAILIALIFPALRQRRTRIPASLGALLSVLATPFVPAGMPVLFSLLGLLSWRERK from the coding sequence ATGCGTCTGGGAGCAGTGCCTCTGGATAAAGGGGTAATAAAAGCGATATTCCTCGTCTGTCTGGCTGACGGTATCGTCGGACTTTCTTATGGTTCACTGGCGGTGGCAGATGGTTTCCCGTTGTGGGTGCCAATGGCGCTGTCTACCCTGGTGCTGGCTGGCGCATCCGAATTTCTGTTCATCGGGATTGTTGCCGGTGGCGGCAGTCCGTTTACCGCCGCCGCAGCGGGTTTATTGGTCAATGCCCGTCATCTGCCGTTTGGCATTGCGGTTAAGGATTTGGTTGGACAGGGTGGGCGGGCGTTGTTTGGCTGCCACATCATGAATGATGAAAGCGTGGTCTTTGGCATCTCGCAACCCAAACTGGCGCAGCGTCGCGCGGCCTACTGGATTTGTGGCCTGGGTATCTTCGCGATTTGGCCGCTCAGCGTGATCAGCGGCGCGGTGATTGGGCGTTTTATCCCGGATGTCTCGGTGATCGGTCTGGATGCGGTGTTTCCTGCCATCCTGATCGCATTGATTTTCCCGGCCCTGCGCCAGCGCCGCACCCGTATCCCGGCATCGCTCGGTGCGTTGCTTTCGGTGCTGGCAACCCCGTTTGTCCCTGCCGGTATGCCGGTGCTGTTTTCGTTGTTAGGTTTGCTGAGCTGGAGGGAGCGTAAATAA
- a CDS encoding AzlD domain-containing protein: MENGLVIAGIALLATGTYLIRFAGFRLGSRMQMSERARSMLSDAATVLLLAVAVTTALFEGTHFAGVARIAGVLFAVFLAWRKAPLIVVIIGAALMTAILRYLGVP, from the coding sequence ATGGAAAATGGATTAGTCATTGCGGGGATTGCGCTGCTGGCAACCGGAACTTACCTGATCCGCTTCGCCGGTTTTCGTCTCGGTAGTCGTATGCAGATGTCAGAGCGGGCGCGCAGCATGTTATCCGATGCCGCCACCGTGTTGCTGCTGGCGGTAGCGGTCACCACCGCGCTGTTTGAAGGTACGCATTTTGCTGGTGTCGCGCGAATCGCCGGGGTGTTGTTTGCGGTGTTCCTCGCCTGGCGCAAAGCCCCGTTGATTGTGGTGATCATCGGTGCGGCGCTGATGACGGCGATCCTGCGTTATCTCGGTGTGCCCTGA